ttttcaatattgatctacataaaaccaaacaaatttcaacaacttcaacACGTTATTCGAgcgattattattattattatttttattattatacattgaattaatAACACATCACATGAAAGGTTGATTGAAAGCTATCATGTGTATTTCCTTAGCCTATTCGAGAAatacatcattattattattttagtaaGTAACACTCAACTCACTCATTGCATCCCTTTGATTAGCATATATTATCAAGTAACTTTTcatcaaattatattatatgaatGTCAATAAAAGTATTTAAGATAAAAAAGAACATTTTTGTAAAGGTAGAACTATTATATAATTGATTCTTAATATATAGCTTAAGCATCTCATCTTATATACGAGTACGAACTAATTTGTAGAGCCTAATACCATTCATATGTATACGAGCTGACTAATTAATTTTTGGAAAATAATTACACGATTCACAACAGCATTATCAGGacctatcaaattatcaataagATTCTTTATATTTTCACCCAATTTTCCACCGACTTAATTGTGAGCACGAGTAAGCATTTATAGTTACGTTAGAAGACAAATTTATTCTCCGTAGAATTAAACtgttattaacatatatatttgtaacattttaaaaaatgtatatattcaACATTTTTGTCCAACTTTTTCCGTATTATAAGTCAGTTGGcatgttccaaaaaaaaagtcAGTTGGTCACTTAGTTGAGTTCAATTACCTTTATGCGATAATGGTTTATGGCTTAAACGAAGGTACCAAATAATTGCTACGGAGTATTTATTACAGTAttatttatggttttaattaatgTGTGACTAATTGGAATTGGATCATTGAAATGGTCCATTTGTTTTGTGGAATAATCGATCATTTTGTAATAATCGagcaaaactctttttttttttttcatcttgaATGTATATACATCAAAATAGATGCATTCAATAAAAAatgtgacttttttttattttaacggatcaatgtattgttaaacacttaaataatgataattagttatacactatgttagttttatagtcttttaatgcattaaaatgatgtttttaaataatgataattaattataaactaTGTTAGATctcttatatattaataaaacaagattgtgatgatgtcattttactttaaaaaagaTTTCCATAACATGTTAACATATAatcttgatatttttatgacatcacccaaaacaattaaaagtgagcaaaataaaaaaatggaaacttatttctaaataattataactttaaaataacTTTAGTATATAATCATGGAAGGTTTCtattaaaatagaaaacaaatttgtagatcaaaattaaatattgtaATACATTACTTTTTTGGAGTTACGGGAATGATATTTGATTTATCATTACATTTTTAACATATCTAATGTGATATTATGCTATGATTCTTCaacaaattataatattaaCATCATTTACTCAATATATGCAATATATAAGTGTTCAtcataataaaaagttaaatacaTTCATTGTgttgtattttaaaaaatcaaaaaaaaattaagatacctgcataatatgcgggttgattagctataaataaatatatctaaTTATCCCCTCTTTTATtagataatttaaatattttcacctaatatacttataataaccttaatgaaattaattacttttacactACCCACATTAAATcatttacatttaaattaataaacacaTCGCTAGGTCACCAACACTGACACTACTCGTCGCcgtcgccgcatcgcgcgggtaacCTCCTCAATCCTCATCAATATAAAAGAAGAGAAGTCAAAGACGTGACATGAGTTGAGGTCTGCACCAAACGATAACTGTACGTTAACAAGGCAACTAATTGTCGCTTTCGACGTTGAAAACGTTATGAGAGACATAATGATTTTTATATCACAATCATAATTGTTCCTCCACCGCTTAAACCTTTGTCTTGCTTATTCTtcaacttaaaaataataaaatatatagatagttGTGCTATCATGCTGTGAAAACTATATACAAGATTGATGAAGCTGGTAGTAAATGGATGATCCGATCCGGTGTTATCATAAGCTGGATCGAAGCTTGACACAACTCATTGTAAAATTAATgtaaattgatgtaaaaaataattaatcaaaggggtcttttatagttttatacaaTACAACGATATATATGGTTGGAGAATGAGTAACAAGCCTGTAGCATATCGGAAAGAATGGATGTGAAAAATCATAACATTGAAaatatcaatctttttttttttttttaatatgttttggatcatatcaaatattatacaaCTGTTAAATAGTTATTAAACTTACATTtggaagacaaaaaaaaaaagaaacaaaagaaattcaaaaagTGAATATTCATTTCGTCACGGTGGCTCTAGGGCTATCTCCATTAATTGTTAGGAATGCCTTTATGCTTCTTTTAGTCGTTcatatatttacaaattttaaagttgttacaaaattttaaaattctttaattttatctatAACCATATAAACTTCATATCCTTAATTACACATTtgtatatttttcatattactacacatccttacatattttatatggaaaaaatactttaatgttatggGAAAAAATGGGCAAACAAATATAtggatggaatgtgtaaaaacATTATGATATTACGAGTAAATGTTTTATACGGTCATGGTCAAGTCAAATGTGAACTGTTACTAAACatgataatttaaaattttatactaTAAAAAGTATTGGAACCGTTTTGGGCTAGTTTTTGGTCATTGGCTCAGGGTACAGACTACAGAATCAAATCAAATGGGATTCAATGGTTATTTTACTAGTACTTAGCAATTTATGTTGAATCGGGCTCATTGGGTTCCATACAACGGACTGGGTCGAGTTTCATTGGTATTCTTAATCCACTACAAATCTACAAGAATGGGCCATGATGATCATTCTTATCCTTGCAAATATGTCATGCATATTCCGGCTTTCTTTGTCGCTATCTAAAGGTAAAATTCTTACTGTATCAAATATTTGCACAAAACACATATGAGAATTTTAATTCTCTGACTTATTCTGAAATGTGGTGACATATtaggggaagggaatatgacaCTAAAGTTGAGGcccaaatatttatttaaaaagaaaaaactagtATGTAATGAATTTTTCACTAAGTTGGATACATAACAGTCCATTGCAAGAAAACGAAGAAATCGTCATCATCTGATCATGAAGTACGTAGAAGGAGGTGGTATACTGGTATTCCAAGTGAGATCATTGTGGAAATCCTGAGCAGGCTTCCGGTTGAATCGGTATTAAGGTGTAAGTCTGTTTGCAAATCATGGCACTCTTTAATATCTCATCATCCGTGTTTCGTTTATTTAAATCATCGACTATATTTCGCCAAGACTTTGTCAGGGTGCATAAGGATCTGTCATGTTTGGGATGCATTGTATGAAAAGTGTGTTGTCAGTAAGGTGTTGGAGCTTGATAAACCACTGTTCTCTTTCAAGAGAAGTAGTAGTCCACCTCATACTGCTGATGTCGCCGCTTCTTGCAATGGATTGGTATGCTTTCTTGATTATGATCTGGAACGGTTATCTGATGAATGCTACAAGCCCACTCAGATTCTGTTTATATGGAACCCAAGTACTACAAAATGCCGTAGGTGGTTGTCTCCCTGTTTTTGGATCGACTATTATGGTTTTGGGTACGACAAGTCTAATGATGatttcaaacttttttcaaTATCATCCGAACAAAGAACGTCGCAGATATATTCATTGGAAACTGGAAAATGGAAGAGAATTGGTGATTTTCCCAATGGTAATAATCGCTTGCTTGGTGTTGACGGTAAGTATTCGAATGGAGCTCTTCATTGGGCAGTTGAGGATGATGGGTCTAATACATCGGATGATGAGGATTTTTCTTCTTCATGGATGATAATTTCTCTTGATTTAGCAACGGAGACATATGGTCAAGTTTCACATCCTGATCAGCATGGCCATGATGGTTCGATTTTAGGGGTTCTGCGAAAACAGTTGTGTGTGCTTTGTTACTTTGATGACCAAAGACGCTCGGATATATGGGTGATGGAGGTTAAAGATTCTTGGACTAAACTGGTTTCTATCCCGGCGTATATGCCTGACAACCGCGGTTGGATGATGATGCCTTTGTTTATTTCAAATGATGGGACCATGTTGTTTCAACATAATGAGTGCGGATTGATTTCGTATGATTCCAAAACTGGTTCATACTCGGAGATTCAGACAGACTTATTTGATGTAGAAAAACGTGTATCTCATGAGAGTAGCGTGGTTTCACCCCTTCCACGCCATCGGGCCTTGCTAACAACAGCGTCGATCCGAATTAAGCAATCTATCAGAGCTATTTGCAAATACTTTGTATCAAATTAAGTTTTCCTCGGCAGGAGGACAACTAATTAATTACTCATACATTCTCTTAATTGATCCATGCTGTGGTATCAAACTAAGATATCTGCTTTTGAGTTTATTTTCTAGCTGTTGATGTTGCGTTAATATGCCTTCAAGTTTGTTCTTGTAATATCCAACTCTTGCAGCAattcatattttatttgaatcaCGGATATATTTGgtaattttgtttatgttttatcaaACTGCAGATGATTCAAAAGTCAATATTCTTCAAAGCTGaataatgtatatgtatttttttttatatcaaagtCAAACCATGAGTCCAAACCTCCGTAGGTAAACATATTGGGATGACCAACAAAATATCGGGAGTAAATCAGTGAGTTGAGCCAAAACAGTTTCAATTCGGGTTGGTGGACCCACAAATACTTCCTGTCCAGTTGCTTCAAAAAGTTACATATAAACATCATATAACCATCAGGCTATCTCTAATGCTAAGGATATCCTTAGGTGTTCTTGAGTTGTCATATCATACccttatacatccttataaatcctttaaatcctataattttatctccaaccatacaaatatcCTTATATATCCTTAAATATCCTTTTACCaccaattaaaaacaaaaatatattaagtaagGACAAGTAAGAACATTATACAAGGGCACCCTttaaaaaatccttagttttggacaagtttcaaccgcaaaggatatccaatgACACCTAAGACGCCTAAAGACACCCCATTAAAGATAGTCTTAAAGAAAGGGACTTAATAcaactttcaagtttcaataaACATAGATGCattgaaaaaaattaacattttatttctttctttttttcccacaaaattttttcttttatataatatactaaagGCAGTTATTCTAAAAATTTATTGACtaatcacaactctcaatttcttaaagttgacttttgttttcaattttaagtttaatttacactttttttactATCACAAAATTACATTTTCTAACcgttaattttaatataaaaaataaagaataatacgagtagttaatatatatccaatagaataatattaGCTATTgaatatatgttaattatacAATACAATAACGTAAACGGAATCCAGATTCTAAAAATACAATTGATATGGATAATAATCAAATCCAGGCTAGACAATATGTCAATATGTTAAGGTCAAGGATGCGACGCAATAATAAAGATTTGTCATCTTTCTGATGTATTGTATGATAAGTCTGTTGTCGATAAGGTGTTgtttattaataagaaaacgGAACTGGCCGCTTCTTGCAATGGGTTGGTACGCTTTGTTACTATTATAACGAAAAACGCTCGGGTGATGAAAGTTAAAGATTCTTGGACTAAACTGGTTTCTATCCCGGCGTGGCCTGTTGGCCGCGTTGGGTTGATCATGCCTCTGTTTATTTCAAATGATGGGAAAGTATTGTTTGAACATTGGTGCAAATTAATTGATTTTGTATGATTCCAAAACTGCTTCATATTCTCCGAGATTCAGACAGGCTTGGAAGTAGATGGAAAAATATGTATCTTTGTTGAGAGTAGCAAGATTTCACCACATCCTCAAGCCTTGATAACAAGCTAGCTAGAGCGTCGATCCAAATCAAAGAATCTATCAGAGCTATTTGCAAAGACTACTTTGGTATCAAAGCGCGCTTACTTATAATCCATTCGTTCCTTgcagtattattttttttgttctttctttctttgacttgattgagtttttctttttcaatattcGACCTTaactatttttgtttatgttattaaaTACTACTTGATGCATATTATAACAACGAATATGCTacaatgtttatgttgtgtaatgaactactcACATGTCTATTGAATGTTATGAACTCGTCATTCTATCCAAGTAATGTAGCAGGTGACCAGCCAATCGCATGATATGGTATCGTTATTAAATAGAAGTGGAAAAATGGGCAGTTTGGGAGAGTTTGATAATGGGACAGAATGGGTACTGGTCAAATAAACATGAGGAAACCTTCAACCCATTTTACAAATTTGACATGTTTCTACTGATTATATGTGTTTCTTTTAGTCTTTTGAtgctaaacaaaaacaaaatgatgGGTGGAACACCTATGATTTTCCAACTTCTGCTTCTTACAATGGTTGTCAACTTGTGATGCACAAAATGTTATAATAATCTCAAATTACTATATACTAATTTTAAGAATATAAGTAGCTTCATTTGCAACACATAAGATGGGTGGAACACCTATGATTTTCCTTtattataataaagaaaaaagtacAACATTACATAATATCCAATTAGACTTATTGAACCATATGGGGAAGAAACAGAATATATTTGTAACAACAAAGTTTCAAGAATAAGATGCTCACTTTTCATAAGTTAAATATCTTTCTACGTTAAAGGAAATGATCAGTGGTGGCGCCTCCTCGATAGATCGATCGATCAATCACTTGGTGTTTCAAAAAACAAATCCCCCGGTGAAGGTGCAATGCTTGGTTGACCATCTTGCGGATCATTTGGTGTTGGTGCATTTGCGTTCATCGGTCTAGGGGATGTGAAGATGGATGGTCCTAGTGAATCTGGTGTCATATCATCAAATGGTGGTGGAGGAAGAGGTAACAAATGGTAACGAGAACAATAGACTCGAAGGAATTGAGGAAAGAAAGGATTTATAGGAAAGATCATAGGCCAACATCCAGAATTCATGTTTTCAGCTGCTTTGCAACAATCGGGGCCGATATTTAGATCAACCTTTAAATCTCGTCCTGCCCTTATAATTTCACCAGAGCACGTACTCAAATCATAAAGCGCGGCGTAACACTCAAAGATCAACTTTGAAGGTCTAGGAGACATAGATGGTGATGTTCGGGCTAGCCCTTGTGAGATTAAAGATAccaagaaaaaataaagaaaaacaagtctAGATTTCAAAGCCATATTGACTTACTTGTTGAGTGTAGGATGTTACTTTTTGAGTCTAGTGGTCGATTTATATATAGAGACTAGAACTTTGAACAGATtgacttttttttcatttttactatTGAGTTTGACTTTCTAACGTTGCATTAAAAACTATCAGAATTAAGTAAATACATTAATTTCAAAAGAATCCATTAATGTCAAATACTATGAAAAGATACAACTATTATGGGTATCTCtatatttctaacaatttaTTCATTGTCGTTccatttttataaaatcttaCTGGAATAACTACTTAACGAGCATTTATGGAAAAATGATGgtaaaatgagttaatttgGGGTTAACTTATTGCCAGAGGATTATGTATTTTAAGATAAAGTCCAAAATTCAATCTAtgacataaatatatttttactgACTACAGCAAGGTACTGAGGTAGGTGTTGTTTGGACACCGTAGTAAACACCATGTTGGTTACAAAGCGCCGAAGCGGCCCACTACACATGAAAAACAGAATTTGGTGTAATGCGGACATAACATAGTTCTCGCATATTAGTATAGTCTCCACGCGTATAAAAATACCTACGTATATACGTGTGGTTCATTTACAAACATTTTTGCTTTTTAAACCAAATGaaacataaactttttttcTACTGGTTATGCATACATGCTAATTTGCCAGACCAAGGTATATTATGCTTTGTTTCACACaatcaaatcattggtgatttgggaagatcaaaattcaaaaccgAGCTCGAAATGACCATAAAATCTGTCGTGAGAGCTCTGCCACAAGCGAGATACAATTAAATAAGCAAGTGTTCTCTACACAATGTACAAACCATAACTATCTCCCAACCATAAAAAGGTACAAGAACACAATCTCATTGTTTGATGTATGCTATCCATATTTCCAAGTCAACCAACTCAAGAAACATTGAACAATAAGCTACAAGACTACAAGCTGTTCACATTACAggataaatattataaaaaaaaaaaaagacaataccATTGCAAATAAAGATTTAGTTTATTAGAATGCTACAATCGGAAAGGcataaaacaaaactaaaatgtAATCTCTCCCTAATACATATTCTGGGCATACCCGATAATTAAACATTCAAGGATGATCTCCCTGTTTAaccaattagttttattttctCTTCTTAGCTGGTGGTGGTTTTGcttcatcatcgtcatcgtCTTCATCCTCCTCTTTTTCTTCCTCGTCCTCATCGTCATTGTCCTCCTCCTCCTCGTCATCGTCATCATCCTCGTCATCGTTATCTTCCTCGTCATCACTTCCTTCGTTGCCATTTGCCGCAGGATCCTCCGcgtcttcatcatcatcgtcatcatcttcCTTTTCGTCACCTGAGAAATCTTCATCTCCGGCATCATCTTCTGGCTCCTCAACCCCCTCCTCATCCTCGTCATCATCCTCTGTGTCACTTCCATCTTTGGCTTCAGCTCCAGCTGTGCCCTTCTTGTGGAGCTCCGCAAAAGGAAACCTGGAAAAATTTTGTGTCAAGATATATCAAACTTACTGATTCAAAATTTGCAACAATGTAGACTGTTTGGCAAGCGAGCATAACCTTTGATCATTTCCAATCAAACTTTGCAGTGCATGTGCATCCTGAAGAAGAAATCCCATCTGCAAGTGCAAAAGTTACTGaatctttaatgaaataacATGTACACAGATGCTTTATTGTGCTCATTTTCTCTGATAGAATAAACTTAGACGATATGTACAGTATACAACAGAAAAGCTGGTAAATAGATCAAAGTAGTAACACAAACAGCAACACGGATTATTTACAACAAAGCAACAGATCATTGCAGAATACAGTTTGTGATGATACAAGCATGTCAAATTCAGAAATTGGTTCAAAAGCCACTAATATTTAACTTTGAGATTTGAAGAAACTCAAACAATAAACCAAGTACTCTAAAAACGAACACTACGAGAACACAAAGTGCAGAGAATAGTATATCAGTTTGCACTCAAGCTTCCAATAGTTTGTCCAAAACAATTCTTTCTTCCAAACTGAGGTCTTTTCACATTTTCACCAAAAATATGGTTAATTtcaataaaagtttaaaaagttaattaccAAAAATtgtaagaaaaccaaaaaaataaccATCAAACCTGAACTTTCAAGTCccataattaaaagttaaaacacacATAACTTCTAACAAGAAACAGAATATGAAGTTGACACAAATCTTGTCCAAATTACAATAGAACTATAATTCTGCAAAAGAAACCAATGGTTCACACAGCAActaaagccaaaaaaaaaaaatactttaatTATAAATAGAACCACCGACAACAAAAATCACATAATTATAGGAAAACATTAACCCTAGGTTAGGATATCAGACACAGGGACCTAAATTTCATCCATTTACAAGTCAACTGAACAAATAACTTAgcaaattaaacacaaaattcaaaaaaaaaaaaagaaaagaaaagaagggtACAAATTTATTCATACCATCGTGAGGACGCAAGCAAGAGAAACATGAGCAGCAATTAAGGTTTCAAAAGCCACAAATCCAGAAAAAGAAACCATTTTTCTCTGCAAAAACACCAAATCAGAGTTGCAAGATTTTGCTACTTCCATTGctaaacaaaacccacaaaAAAGTGTTTTGAAAACCCAATTAAAAATCAAagcttttttcactttttagtgagtgaatttgaaagaaaaagtggTTTAAGACACTGGCTATGATAATAAAACCATGGGGGGTAAAGATTGTGAATTTAAGGATTTGGGGATTAGGGTTTGAAAAGATGATTCTTGTTTGTGGCCAAAGtagggtttttgtttgttttgaacaATAGGGTTTTGTTGAGGGTGTAAATTGTAAAGTAGCAATTATTTAGGGACAAATTTTGATGATTCTTTTGTTTGAGTTAAAATATGCTCGTTATAGTCTTATAGAATCAAGATaagtttttgatttgttatttattCGGGGTTTTTTTGGAATCTAaagattttatgaaaaaaataaaatcaaaaatcattacTTAAAAAATCAACGCCAATtaagaaattatttaaattaatataagtttTGATGTAACAACAAATATTATTTAATGTTTAAcgcattaaatatatattttaattctctTAGTCATTACCGTAATATTTTCCTtttgaaacattcaaaaattttattagtaattaaaGTCCAATAATTCAAACTATTAAACTAGCAAACACCATACAAGAACCCAAAATTCTTTTATAGATTTCACTATttagtttatgtatatatagggttttgctaaacgggctttcgttaaggtgcattaaatatttgtacatttaccataaaaattaagagtatacttttgatatgaaaacgtACTTTTTATGCACCTTAAGTGAAACTCTAAAGGCTTTATTTAAccttttctatataaaaatatatcaattttgaatctttcttctttGTTTTTACCAACATTTATCCATTTAAACCTCCAGAACAAAAGATTTAATCCTGGTAGTTTAATACTTTTAAGCCTTTGTGAACACTTCTTTTGCATTTTCCTTATATATTCAGTACTTTCTTATACGCAAATGTACCAAAAAAACATCTACATGCCTGACTTCCGAACATATTTTCTTCAGCATAACTGGAACTAATCAGATTATACGAGAAAACATCCCTACGCTAATAAGTAGGTATCATCCAGATTTATACAAAAACTACTAAAATCCCATGTACATAAAAACCATATGTGCATCACTGTTAATAGTTAGACCACGACCAATGCCAAGTACTCTTCTATAGCTTCACCTTCTCTCGTAAGTTCCATGTCGTAATCTGAAAACGCATCTTCCGTTTGTAAATCCTCAGTAAGCTCGTCTTCCATTTCCACATCCCTCTCCATCTTATCATCAAATCCAGAGATATCTCCATCATTTGAGATCATTTCATTTGCAGCCGCACTTGATGAACCTACACCAACTGAACCACTAGAACTGCCAGCACTATTGTCCACCACTGGACCTGCGACTGGTGCATTCCCACCTTGTGCACTTTGCTCAACCAGATTATTTAAAGCTAGTTCTTCTGTTCCAAAAGCACGAACAGCAGCCATAACTACCAAAAGTAACAcacaaatattatcaaaatataacCATCAAGACAGTCGACGTTTGAATGTTTTTATATTTGCTTACTGGAACTGGTCATAAACAGATTATGTTATACTAAAATTTATGATGATACAACtccaaacacaaacaaatatagaCACAATTCTATCAGCTCAGGTTTTTGTACTGATTAATTGGTATCACAAAATTACTCTCAAAATGCACATGCAGACATCTCCTTAGCTGTGACTTTCTGGACACACGAGTAACCTAGAAGTACATAATAAAAGATGGCTGTAACAGTCACCTGTTTCTCTCAGAAACCCCATGGCTGTGAGTCTCTCAATAGCATCATCTGCAGCTTGGCGCAATCGCTTTTTCTTGCGTGATTCgataaaaagctaaaaatatTTCAAGTTTATAAGAATTTGTATTGTTCATTCACTAAGTTAAAGTGTGGCCatagttatacacttatacattACCTGAATGTCAGAATTTGTTTCTGGGTTCGTCAAGTCATCAAGAGCTTTTTGGAAATCATTTTCGTTTCTTCGGAGGGACTCCGCAGCAAGTTCTTTGTCAAAACTGTCGACGTCAAGAACCATATCAACTTATATCAATATGCAACAAAGAATCGTTAACTCTCCCATTTGTTGCCATAAACTTTCAAGCAAAAATGGAAACCTTTACAAAAAGTGCAAATTACAAGTTCTAACAACTTACCCAACCGATACCAATTCCTTTAACTTCTGAAGATCCACTGCTTTCCTGAGTGGTGTAACTCCAAATTTCTTCTGCTCCCTGAATATGTTTTCCCAAGAACACAATTATTCAATTTTCATTCTTAATTTTGCTACTGTTTAGTTCAGATAATACTTACATGATTTCATCTCTTCTACGAAGGTCATCCTCTCTTTTCTGTTGTTTCTTAGCTCTTTCCTCGACAAGAAAATTAACGGCCCGCTCAACATCTTGACCGTTCATGCGTAGTGCCCTTTTTGCAGCATTTTCTTGATACCCCATTCCCATTAGTAGCGATAGTGCCTCATCCGGTACCTGGAGCTGCaattacacaatatatatagatagactAACACACATGAATCTTAAGTTACaacattaataataaacaataaaaaagttataaaaaagagcaaaacaaaaaaaaacacctgCAAGTATCTATCCCTGGCACTATTCAGTGATTTCTTTGCCTTTTCAAGATCCCCACTATGATATGCCACTATACCTTCCAGCAATTCCAATCTCAAGTGACTACATCACAAAAATAgcagtcatatatatatatatatatatacccacacacacacatcatTCACTAGGGCACGCATACATACAAAGATAGTTAAGTTACTCACAGTGCAAGCTCGGGGTGAGAATTTCCTTGAAGAAGTCT
The sequence above is drawn from the Erigeron canadensis isolate Cc75 chromosome 4, C_canadensis_v1, whole genome shotgun sequence genome and encodes:
- the LOC122597586 gene encoding F-box/kelch-repeat protein At3g23880-like, with translation MSCIFRLSLSLSKVHCKKTKKSSSSDHEVRRRRWYTGIPSEIIVEILSRLPVESVLRWCIRICHVWDALYEKCVVSKVLELDKPLFSFKRSSSPPHTADVAASCNGLVCFLDYDLERLSDECYKPTQILFIWNPSTTKCRRWLSPCFWIDYYGFGYDKSNDDFKLFSISSEQRTSQIYSLETGKWKRIGDFPNGNNRLLGVDGKYSNGALHWAVEDDGSNTSDDEDFSSSWMIISLDLATETYGQVSHPDQHGHDGSILGVLRKQLCVLCYFDDQRRSDIWVMEVKDSWTKLVSIPAYMPDNRGWMMMPLFISNDGTMLFQHNECGLISYDSKTGSYSEIQTDLFDVEKRVSHESSVVSPLPRHRALLTTASIRIKQSIRAICKYFVSN
- the LOC122596130 gene encoding glutamic acid-rich protein-like, translated to MEVAKSCNSDLVFLQRKMVSFSGFVAFETLIAAHVSLACVLTMMGFLLQDAHALQSLIGNDQRFPFAELHKKGTAGAEAKDGSDTEDDDEDEEGVEEPEDDAGDEDFSGDEKEDDDDDDEDAEDPAANGNEGSDDEEDNDDEDDDDDEEEEDNDDEDEEEKEEDEDDDDDEAKPPPAKKRK
- the LOC122598209 gene encoding NEDD8 ultimate buster 1 produces the protein MAAKIKIAGAWSGVLETVDLEEWTVPFLKQQISNKLNCSVDSINLICAGKVLKDDTKKLIEFGIKNNSKILVTKVSPDQGKELVAEEEKSIRLQRLKAAATSLATRHADGSLPLEDFNIELENQSGEKVQLGTENDQRALMTGLMFHGKAKRLVKTKQYDYALEVLIMGEESFSLCDPKVVQLIDNVPILKIDMVWCYFMLKDISKLSVAGKRLEEARVGIEQSHGKESTRLRLLQGNSHPELALHLRLELLEGIVAYHSGDLEKAKKSLNSARDRYLQLQVPDEALSLLMGMGYQENAAKRALRMNGQDVERAVNFLVEERAKKQQKREDDLRRRDEIMEQKKFGVTPLRKAVDLQKLKELVSVGFDKELAAESLRRNENDFQKALDDLTNPETNSDIQLFIESRKKKRLRQAADDAIERLTAMGFLRETVMAAVRAFGTEELALNNLVEQSAQGGNAPVAGPVVDNSAGSSSGSVGVGSSSAAANEMISNDGDISGFDDKMERDVEMEDELTEDLQTEDAFSDYDMELTREGEAIEEYLALVVV